In one window of Burkholderiales bacterium DNA:
- a CDS encoding RDD family protein, with product MIYEALLLAAILFIAAFVFLRVFPNAGAGPVKLLFQLYLLAIAASYFVFCWSRGGTLPMKTWGMRLITQDCGVITRERALLRFLYALIGITVLGLGLIWALFDRDKQFLHDRLAGTRIGRLPASR from the coding sequence ATGATTTACGAAGCGCTGTTGCTGGCGGCTATCTTGTTCATCGCGGCTTTCGTTTTCCTGCGCGTTTTCCCGAATGCCGGCGCCGGGCCCGTCAAGCTGCTGTTCCAGCTTTATCTACTCGCAATCGCGGCTAGCTACTTTGTTTTCTGCTGGAGCCGCGGCGGAACGCTGCCGATGAAGACCTGGGGTATGCGGCTGATAACGCAGGATTGCGGCGTCATCACGCGCGAGCGGGCGCTGCTGCGATTTCTGTATGCGCTGATCGGAATCACCGTTCTCGGCCTGGGCCTGATCTGGGCCCTGTTCGACCGCGACAAGCAGTTCCTGCACGACCGCCTGGCCGGAACGCGAATCGGTCGATTGCCCGCTAGCCGCTGA
- the slmA gene encoding nucleoid occlusion factor SlmA yields the protein MAAKLGEKRTGGRREQILQTLAAMLERPQAEKITTAALAARLDVSEAALYRHFASKAQMFEGLIAFIEQSLFSTINKITSEQESGVKQVDAIVALLLGFAMKNPGMTRVLIGDALVNENERLQARINQLVDRLEATLKQSLRFAASERAAQGEGSEPALAANALISFVIGRWHQFAKSGFKRDPRDNWPEIGRALIGMHADRTRIARSSEGNDPQEVSG from the coding sequence ATGGCTGCGAAACTGGGTGAAAAACGTACGGGTGGAAGGCGCGAACAAATCCTGCAAACGCTGGCCGCGATGCTCGAACGACCGCAGGCCGAAAAAATCACCACCGCGGCTTTAGCCGCCCGGCTGGATGTTTCCGAGGCGGCGCTTTACCGGCATTTCGCCAGCAAAGCGCAAATGTTCGAAGGCTTAATCGCCTTCATCGAGCAAAGCCTGTTCAGTACGATCAACAAGATTACTTCCGAACAGGAAAGCGGGGTCAAGCAGGTCGACGCGATTGTCGCGCTGCTGCTGGGCTTCGCCATGAAAAATCCGGGCATGACGCGCGTCTTGATCGGCGATGCGCTGGTTAACGAGAACGAGCGGCTGCAAGCCCGCATCAACCAACTCGTCGATCGACTGGAGGCAACGCTCAAGCAATCGTTGCGGTTCGCCGCGAGCGAGCGCGCTGCTCAGGGAGAAGGAAGCGAACCGGCGCTTGCGGCGAACGCCTTGATCTCGTTCGTGATCGGGCGCTGGCATCAGTTTGCCAAAAGCGGCTTCAAGCGCGATCCGCGGGACAACTGGCCGGAGATCGGACGCGCATTGATCGGAATGCACGCCGACCGAACTCGAATCGCCCGAAGCAGCGAAGGAAACGATCCGCAAGAAGTCAGCGGCTAG